The DNA window ATGGTGTCACATCAAGGACCAATCGCACGATATTGATTGGGTCCACATGTGCCCTTGACACTGGCGCTTGCCGGAGGCTTGTCGGTGGACGAAGACCCCGGAAGCTTTCGCAGTTGCAGCATAGAACGTGAATGTGACGAAAGCTAAGGGAGAAATGGCGCTCCGTCTGTTGCCGCATGGGCCATGGCGGTCGGCCGCTTTATTAATTCCTGGAAGACATCGATGAGCGGGAAAAGCATGCGTCTGGAAAACAAGGTTGCCGTCATCACCGGCGCCGCATCGGGATTTGGCGAAGGCATGGCCAAGCGCTTCGCGCAAGAAGGCGCCAGGGTGGTTGTCGCCGATCTCAATGCCAAGGGCGCGGAGCGCGTCGCCAATGAAATCGGCGAGGCGGCGATCTGGACGCAGACCGACGTTTCGCTGCGCTCCGAATTCGACGAGATGGTCTATGCCGCAAAAAGCGCCTTCGGCCGCATCGACATCATGGTCAACAATGCCGGTTACACCCATCGCAACGGCGACATGCTCAAGGTCGACGAGGACACTTTCGACCTGATTACCGCTGTCAATATGAAGGCGATCTATCACGCGGCCCTTGCCGTGGTGCCGATCATGGACCGGCAAGGCGGTGGCGTCATCCTGACCACGGCCTCCACCGCGGGCCTGCGGCCGCGGCCCGGCCTCACCTGGTACAATGCCTCGAAAGGCTGGGCGATCACCGCCGCCAAATCGATGGCGGTGGAACTGGCGCCCAAGAACATCCGTGTCAACTGTCTCTGCCCGGTCGCCGGTGAAACCGGCATGCTGGAGAAGTTCATGGGCGCCGACACCCCAGAGATCCGCGAGACATTCCGTGCCTCGATCCCGCTCGGCCGGCTTTCGACCCCGCTCGATATCGCCAACGCCGCACTCTGGCTGGCATCGGATGAAGCCGCCTTCATCACCGGCGTGGCGCTGGAGGTCGATGGCGGCCGCTGCATCTGATGCAACGCAAATCGGCGCGTCGCCTGCAACGTTTCCGGCGGCTCTTCATCCGATGAGCTTGTATCGATCAGGCTGCGGAGAAATCCGGAGCGACTTGAGACGTCGAGCGCGGCGCCATCGCGCCCTGCAGGCTCACAAGTAGCAAGGCAGGAGGCGTCGCTTTGGGTGGTCGCCTGGCGGTTTAAACCTCAGGTGCCGGGCTTGATGTAGCTCTTGTAGACCCAGCCGTGCTTGCCGTTGTAGACAATCTCGCACCACTGCTTGCAGCCCATCAATTGCACCGAAGTCCGGGCAGGCACGGTGTCGATGGGAGTAGCGCCCTTCTTCGGAGCATTGCGCATGGTCACAGCCCGCAGGACGCGGCCGGTGCCTGCCGCCGCCACTTTTCGCGGCTTCGCCTTGGCCGCGCCATCGTCGCCTTGTGCATTCGCGGGTTTTTGTTCCGGCACTTGCGGCTGCGTCTCAGGGATGGCGGCGGTCCGCGCGCCATCGGGCTTGCCGACATTCGCGGCCGGCGCCGGCGCGGCAACCTTGGCAAGCTCGTTAACGGCATCGGTGCTGGTTGACGGCTGCGCGAACGCCACTGCCTTGCCCGCCGCCGCAGCCTGTTTGGCCGTTTGATTGGGGGCAGTGGAGTCGGAAGCGGGCTTCGGCTGTGCCTCGGTCCAGCGGGGATCGTTGGCCGCAAGCGCCTGTATGCTTGCTTTTGCTGGCGCCACGGTCGATGAAACCTGGTCGGACTTGCGGGCCGGCACGACCGCCGCGGCCACCGTGGTTCCGCCAGGGACGATCTTCGTCGTCTTTACCGGAGTGGCCGGAATGCTCTGTTCCGGGCTGGCGGCTGCCTGCCGCTCGCTCGTCGGCAATGCCAGCCAGAGCGCCACCGCGGCGACGCCAAGCAGCGCGGCGGTGCCGACCGCGGCAATCACCAGATGCGAGTTCGAACGGACTTCCTGCCAGAAGGACGGCCGCATGTCGTATCCAAACTGCATGGCAAAGCGCCGACGTTCCGGCGCACCGAAACTGAAGGGCTCTCTCACTCTCACCACCTCCATAAGCGGGCCAATGTTCTTTCGATCGGTGCCGGAAGTCCGGCGTCCGATCGGCATCGGTCCCAAAATCAACGCGGGCAAGCCCGCAGCAATCCCCGAATAGTCGCCCAGAAGCGGGAACCTTTCACCCGCGATTGTGGCATCAGTACGCCATTATAAGGGATTCTGCCCCTTTGCCGGCATTTACGCAATGTGCCGCTAGGGCAACAAATGTTACAATGAATATTACAATATTACATCAGATCGTGACGGCGATCCGATCCCGTCCGAACTGCGTCGCGCCGAAACGGGTTCAGCGACGCGCTTCAAGCCTTCTTTTCGCGGATGTTGTTCTCCCAAACCGCGGAGCCAGCTTGGGGGACATTCACTAAACCCTGTCGCGAAGCGCGAACCAGTTGAGCGCCAGGAAAAGCAGGGGCGTACGGAAACGGCGGCCGCCTGGAAATGGCGGAATTTTCAGGTCCTCGATAAGCTTCAGCCGGTCGCGGTTGCCGGCAACTGTCTCGGCATAGAGTTTGCCGAAGAAGTTCGACAGCATGACGCCGTGGCCTGAATAGCCGCCAGCCGAGATCACATTGGGCATCACTTCGCGCACGAACGGTTTCCTTGGCACCGTGATGCCGACATAGCCGCCCCAGCCATGGGTGATCTCGATATCCTTCAATGCCGGATAGAGCTCCGCGATCTGACGGCG is part of the Mesorhizobium loti genome and encodes:
- a CDS encoding SDR family oxidoreductase; this encodes MRLENKVAVITGAASGFGEGMAKRFAQEGARVVVADLNAKGAERVANEIGEAAIWTQTDVSLRSEFDEMVYAAKSAFGRIDIMVNNAGYTHRNGDMLKVDEDTFDLITAVNMKAIYHAALAVVPIMDRQGGGVILTTASTAGLRPRPGLTWYNASKGWAITAAKSMAVELAPKNIRVNCLCPVAGETGMLEKFMGADTPEIRETFRASIPLGRLSTPLDIANAALWLASDEAAFITGVALEVDGGRCI
- a CDS encoding SH3 domain-containing protein; amino-acid sequence: MREPFSFGAPERRRFAMQFGYDMRPSFWQEVRSNSHLVIAAVGTAALLGVAAVALWLALPTSERQAAASPEQSIPATPVKTTKIVPGGTTVAAAVVPARKSDQVSSTVAPAKASIQALAANDPRWTEAQPKPASDSTAPNQTAKQAAAAGKAVAFAQPSTSTDAVNELAKVAAPAPAANVGKPDGARTAAIPETQPQVPEQKPANAQGDDGAAKAKPRKVAAAGTGRVLRAVTMRNAPKKGATPIDTVPARTSVQLMGCKQWCEIVYNGKHGWVYKSYIKPGT